From a region of the Eriocheir sinensis breed Jianghai 21 chromosome 25, ASM2467909v1, whole genome shotgun sequence genome:
- the LOC127003533 gene encoding high-affinity choline transporter 1-like encodes MAIPACIIGAIAKGTDWEQTGYTKDITAEDQKKLVLPLVMQYLTPKWVAFLGLGAVSAAVMSSADSSVLSASSMFANNIYKNVFRRNASEKEVLWVMRVSVIVVAVCASAIAIQGNSIYQLFYLCGDLVFVMLFPQLTCAVHFPDRVNTYGSITAYVLGFLLRILGGEKVLGIPAVIKYPLYIDGVQYFPFRTLSMAVTFVTLLLASWLTRRLYEMGRLPDPLDVFAARSMEVTALPKKSRVGHSQDGIDNPALDETNGRVRQMEMEKF; translated from the exons aCTGGGAGCAAACCGGGTACACCAAAGACATCACGGCAGAGGACCAGAAGAAACTTGTGTTACCGCTTGTAATGCAATACCTCACCCCAAAG TGGGTCGCCTTCCTGGGTCTGGGTGCCGTCAGCGCTGCCGTGATGTCCTCGGCTGACTCCTCGGTGCTCTCCGCCTCGTCCATGttcgccaataacatctacaagAACGTGTTCCGACGAAAT gccagCGAGAAGGAGGTGTTATGGGTGATGCGTGTGTCCGTCATCGTGGTTGCCGTCTGCGCCTCCGCCATCGCCATCCAAGGGAACTCCATCTACCAGCTCTT CTACCTGTGCGGCGACCTCGTGTTCGTGATGCTCTTCCCTCAACTCACCTGCGCCGTGCACTTTCCGGACCGCGTCAACACCTACGGGTCCATCACCGCCTACGTGCTCGGCTTCTTGCTCAGAATACTTG GTGGAGAGAAGGTCCTGGGCATACCCGCCGTGATTAAGTACCCTTTGTACATCGACGGGGTCCAGTACTTCCCCTTCAG AACACTCTCCATGGCTGTGACCTTCGTGACGCTGCTCCTCGCGTCTTGGCTAACCCGCCGCCTCTACGAGATGGGCCGCCTGCCTGACCCTCTCGACGTGTTCGCGGCCCGCAGCATGGAGGTTACGGCGCTACCCAAGAAGTCTCGCGTCGGCCACTCCCAGGACGGCATCGATAACCCGGCGCTGGACGAGACTAACGGGCGTGTGAGACAGATGGAAATGGAGAAATTTTAG